The following are from one region of the Etheostoma spectabile isolate EspeVRDwgs_2016 chromosome 15, UIUC_Espe_1.0, whole genome shotgun sequence genome:
- the plekhf1 gene encoding pleckstrin homology domain-containing family F member 1, with protein MAEQIMFTQDNRDRIQAVENSFGPKGKPLSKPGRVLIGEGRLMKLSRRGPQPKVFFLFNDVLVYGSIILNGRWNKKQKIISLEEIQLEDLEDSLTMRNQWLIRTPYKSFYVSAASYEEKRAWMEHIEDWRSRLLQSGGCRPGSTFAVTWIPDHASAVCMRCSDKFTIAQRRHHCRKCGFVVCGACSKKRAIIQHIHPTKWLRVCTTCHSSLSGMHAKTPEMSRQWGTSTEKIGSDGDDVEGSSEEEEAEEQMEDHDPSRWMETLMDPWSPYVYFKPDHLRPQT; from the exons ATGGCGGAGCAGATCATGTTTACTCAGGATAACCGGGACCGGATCCAAGCTGTGGAGAACTCATTTGGGCCGAAGGGGAAGCCCTTGTCCAAGCCGGGTCGGGTTCTGATCGGAGAGGGCCGGCTGATGAAGCTGAGCCGCCGGGGGCCACAGCCTAAAGTCTTCTTCCTCTTCAACGATGTGCTGGTGTACGGCAGCATCATTCTGAACGGCCGTTGGAACAAGAAACAGAAGATCATTTCTCTAG AGGAAATCCAGCTGGAGGACTTGGAGGACAGCCTGACAATGAGGAACCAATGGTTGATCCGCACACCATACAAGTCCTTCTACGTGTCAGCCGCCTCCTACGAGGAGAAGCGAGCCTGGATGGAACACATCGAGGACTGGCGGTCCAGACTGCTGCAGAGCGGTGGCTGCAGGCCCGGCTCCACCTTCGCCGTCACCTGGATCCCCGACCACGCCTCTGCGGTCTGCATGCGCTGCTCCGACAAGTTCACCATTGCACAGCGGCGACACCACTGCCGGAAATGCGGTTTCGTGGTCTGCGGTGCGTGCTCTAAGAAGCGAGCAATAATCCAACACATTCACCCGACTAAGTGGTTGAGGGTCTGCACCACGTGTCACTCGAGTCTTTCCGGTATGCACGCAAAAACCCCGGAGATGTCTCGTCAGTGGGGAACCAGCACAGAGAAGATCGGCTCGGATGGAGATGACGTGGAGGGATccagtgaggaagaggaggcagaggagcagaTGGAGGACCATGACCCCAGCAGGTGGATGGAGACCCTGATGGACCCCTGGTCCCCATATGTCTACTTCAAGCCAGACCATCTGAGGCCCCAAACATGA